The Cydia pomonella isolate Wapato2018A chromosome 20, ilCydPomo1, whole genome shotgun sequence genome contains a region encoding:
- the LOC133528961 gene encoding zinc finger CCHC domain-containing protein 24-like, with protein sequence MPPKKQNKKVEGLTPYQGKKRCFGEYKCPNCNRTWLSSHSWANFGQNCTKCQINVYPHRQFPLEDPGYMDEKIDKNKRHPQEMCQKCQSLGRYCDSKTAPGRRRRRRRRN encoded by the exons GTGGAGGGCCTGACGCCGTATCAAGGCAAGAAACGATGTTTTGGGGAGTACAAATGCCCCAATTGTAACCGCACTTGGCTGTCTTCCCACTCGTGGGCCAATTTCGGGCAAAACTGCACTAAGTGCCAAATAAACGTATATCCTCATAGACAG TTCCCACTGGAAGATCCAGGCTATATGGACGAGAAAATTGACAAAAACAAGCGTCATCCCCAAGAGATGTGTCAAAAATGCCAAAGTTTGGGGCGTTATTGTGACTCTAAAACTGCCCCCGGGCGCCGCCGGCGACGACGCAGACGTAACTGA